From the genome of Methylocystis echinoides:
GCTACGCCGATCTCGTCGAGGACCGGGCGCTGGCCGAGCGCATCTTCAGCATGATCGAAGCGGAACACGCCCGCTCGGTGGACGCGCTCGAAAAAATCCTCGGCACGAAGGAGCGGCTCGCCGACAATCCGACGCTCGCGCGCTCGATCAAACATCGCTTCCCCTATATTGCGCCGCTCAATTACATTCAGGCCGAGCTCATCCGCCGCCACCGCGCCGGCATGACGGATGCGGAGATTCGCGAGGGCATTTTGATGTCGATCAATGGCGTGTCGGCGGGCCTGCGCAATACCGGGTGACAAACGTCGGGCGGGCCCAGCGTCCAACGGGCGCTAGACGCGTCTTCAATCGCCGCGCGTCAAACGCGCGCGCGTCCGTCCGCCGGCGGGCGCGTCTCGGCGCAGCCGAAGAACGCCCCTTGAAGATAGTCGACGCCCCACGCGCGCAGGATGCGCGCCGTGGCGTCGTCTTCGACCCATTCCGCGACGACCTTCAGCGAGAGATGGTTTGCGAGATCGATGAGGGTCTTCACGAAGAAGCGGTCGTCTTCGGAGGTCGCGATATTGCGGATGAAGGCGCCGTCGATCTTGACGATGTCGAAGGCGAGGTCGCGTAGATTGCGGAAGGAGGTGTGGCCCGCGCCGAAATCGTCCATCGCGACTTTCACGCCGAGGCGCTTGCAGGCGGCGATCCGCGACCGCGTCGCCTCGAAGTCCTCGATCATCGCCGTCTCGGTGATTTCAACGATCAGCCGGTCCTTGAGAGCGGGGTTCGCCGCCGCCGCCTGCGCCAGGCGCTCCGGCCACTCGGCGTCGAGCAGAGTCGCCATCGAGCAATTGACGGAAACGCGCAGATCCGCTTCGGCGGCGAGCCGCTCGAGCGCAAGCTCCATGACGCGCTGATCGAGAAGCTGGACGAGTCCGGCTTTCTCGGCCACGGGCAGCAGCGTCGCGGGGGAGATCGAGGCGCCGTCCGGCAGGCGCACGCGCAGCAGCGCCTCATGGAAAGCGACCCCGCCCGTGGCGGCGTCAACGATCGGTTGGAAGGCGAGTTCGACGCGCTTGTCGCTCAAGGCGGACACGATGTTGTCGGCGACGCGCAGCGCGCGGAGCCGCGCGTCCTGACGGGCGAGCGACGCCGAATAGGCGACGAAGCGCTTGCCGGCGCCCTGACGCGCGACATCGAGCGCTTCCTCGGCGTGCCGGAACAGGGCCTGCGGGCTGCGCCCCTCGCGCGGCGCGATGACGCCCCCGATGCGGATCGTTGCGGGAATGGGGCCCGCCGACGTTTCGAAAGGCGCGTCCTTCACGACGCCGATCAGCCGATGGGCGGCCGAGAGCGTCTCTTCCGTGTCGCAGGCGTCGAGCAGCAGGGCGAATTTATTGCCGGCGTGACGCGCGACGACGTCGGTGGCGCGGA
Proteins encoded in this window:
- a CDS encoding bifunctional diguanylate cyclase/phosphodiesterase; this encodes MQLRHLASRGLEGSTPAGRAPLAAAHPPATSAPLRPPAPFPAPGPDAGLILSSIGELAYHWDIGPDRLSWGPNRRETLGLVADADIDLGHAYGELVAPESALSRYDAVMQSTQRDEGAGVPYQIVYGLAAPRHLGPAPIVWVEDTGRWFAGEDGKPAYAHGVLRVVTERHEAERRAALGAQIDSLTGLLNRAQFAEHLDSALQRSEASRKPFAVLLVALENLFALNRTYGYDAGDEVIAGLARRLRENVRATDVVARHAGNKFALLLDACDTEETLSAAHRLIGVVKDAPFETSAGPIPATIRIGGVIAPREGRSPQALFRHAEEALDVARQGAGKRFVAYSASLARQDARLRALRVADNIVSALSDKRVELAFQPIVDAATGGVAFHEALLRVRLPDGASISPATLLPVAEKAGLVQLLDQRVMELALERLAAEADLRVSVNCSMATLLDAEWPERLAQAAAANPALKDRLIVEITETAMIEDFEATRSRIAACKRLGVKVAMDDFGAGHTSFRNLRDLAFDIVKIDGAFIRNIATSEDDRFFVKTLIDLANHLSLKVVAEWVEDDATARILRAWGVDYLQGAFFGCAETRPPADGRARV